One Poecilia reticulata strain Guanapo linkage group LG19, Guppy_female_1.0+MT, whole genome shotgun sequence genomic window carries:
- the LOC103481241 gene encoding carnitine O-palmitoyltransferase 1, liver isoform isoform X1, which translates to MAEAHQAVAFQFTVTPDGIDXRLSHQALSEIYLSGVRSWKKRIIRVKNRVISGVYPASPSSWLFVVIAILATMYTRSDPSMGLIAKIQEHLPVSQISTQCQAVVSAVVFSTMLWLLLIFTMRLCLKQLLSYHRWMFEQHGKMSTTTKXWVALVRIFSGRKPLLYSYQGSLPNLPVPAVKDTVKRYLESVRPLVDDAEYERTNKLASEFESSLGKRLQWYLKLKALWASNYVSDWWEEYVYLRGRSPIMVNSNYYGMDFQYVTPTPIQAARAGNTIHAFFLYRRKLNKEEIKPSRVPGTVIPLCSAQCERIYNTTRIPGEETDSVQHWEDSDYIAVYHKGRYFRLRVYQAGRILSPREIEFQIQRILDDPTLPAKGEAKLGALTAGERIAWAKARREYFSSGVNKRSLDCIERAAFFVALDDDERGMMADNSPEGLDRYAKSLLHGNCYDRWFDKSFTVVYYKNGKSGINAEHSWADAPVVAHVWEYVLAADSFQLGYNEEGHCKGAVDSSLPPPQKLGWEIPSECQEQISRSLAVAQALADDVDFHVFSFREFGKGKIKKCRVSPDAFVQMALQLAYFRDRGTFCLTYEASMTRLFREGRTETVRSCSSESSAFVRALEGGEPADVCRRLFRAASEKHQQLYRMAMTGAGIDRHLFCLYVVSKYLGVDSPFLKEVLSEPWRLSTSQTPVQQAELFDLVNYPEYISCGGGFGPVADDGYGVSYMFLADNMINFHISCKHSCSDTDAHVFGSKIRAAMHDLLHLLDPVYKEPNKEPSNAEVKKDK; encoded by the exons ATGGCGGAGGCCCACCAGGCTGTGGCCTTCCAGTTCACCGTCACTCCAGACGGCATCGACMTGCGGCTGTCCCACCAGGCGCTCTCTGAGATCTACCTCTCCGGGGTTCGCTCATGGAARAAGCGCATCATCCGAGTCAAG AACAGAGTGATCTCAGGTGTGTATCCTGCCAGTCCTTCTTCTTGGCTGTTTGTGGTGATCGCCATCCTGGCCACCATGTACACGCGCTCCGACCCRTCCATGGGACTCATAGCCAAGATACAGGAGCACCTGCCTGTCAG CCAGATAAGTACGCAGTGCCAAGCGGTGGTGTCGGCGGTGGTCTTCAGCACGATGCTGTGGCTGCTGCTCATCTTCACCATGCGGCTCTGCCTCAAGCAGCTGCTCTCCTACCACCGCTGGATGTTCGAGCAGCACGGCAAGATGTCCACCACCACCAAARTCTGGGTG GCTCTGGTGCGGATCTTCTCTGGCAGGAAGCCGCTGCTCTACAGCTACCAGGGATCGCTGCCAAACCTGCCTGTTCCTGCCGTGAAGGACACAGTCAAGAGG TATCTTGAATCAGtgcgccccctggtggacgATGCAGAGTACGAGCGCACAAACAAGCTGGCCTCTGAGTTCGAGAGCAGCCTGGGTAAACGCCTGCAGTGGTACCTCAAACTCAAAGCGCTCTGGGCCTCAAACTAC GTTAGTGACTGGTGGGAGGAATACGTCTATCTACGAGGACGGAGCCCCATCATGGTCAACAGTAACTACTATGGAATg GACTTCCAGTATGTGACTCCTACTCCCATCCAGGCAGCCAGAGCCGGGAACACCATCCACGCCTTCTTCCTGTACCGCAGGAAACTCAACAAAGAGGAGATTAAACCT AGTCGCGTCCCCGGCACCGTCATTCCTCTGTGCTCAGCTCAGTGTGAGAGGATTTACAACACCACACGAATTCCCGGGGAGGAGACGG ATTCTGTTCAGCACTGGGAGGACAGCGACTACATCGCGGTTTACCACAAAGGTCGATACTTCCGCCTCCGGGTCTACCAGGCCGGCAGGATCCTGTCGCCCCGGGAGATCGAGTTCCAGATTCAGCGGATCCTCGACGACCCGACGCTGCCGGCCAAAGGAGAGGCCAAACTCGGAGCTCTTACGGCCGGGGAAAG AATCGCCTGGGCGAAAGCCAGGCGGGAGTATTTCAGCAGCGGCGTCAATAAACGCTCTCTCGACTGCATCGAGAGGGCGGCCTTCTTTGTGGCGCTGGATGATGACGAGCGAGGCATGATGGCCGACAATTCGCCAGAAGGTCTGGACCGCTACGCCAAGTCCTTGTTGCACGGAAACTGTTACGACAG GTGGTTCGATAAATCCTTTACAGTCGTTTACTACAAGAATGGGAAGAGCGGGATCAACGCGGAGCACTCGTGGGCGGACGCGCCGGTGGTCGCCCATGTGTGGGAG TACGTTCTCGCTGCCGACAGCTTCCAGCTCGGCTACAACGAAGAGGGACACTGCAAGGGAGCGGTCGACTCGTCGCTGCCTCCACCGCAGAAACTCGGCTGGGAAATTCCCTCAGAG TGCCAGGAGCAGATCTCCCGCTCTCTGGCGGTCGCCCAGGCTCTGGCTGACGACGTCGacttccatgttttctccttcCGAGAATTCGGCAAAGGAAAGATCAAGAAGTGCCGCGTCAGTCCTGATGCTTTTGTACAGATGGCTCTTCAGCTGGCTTACTTCAGG GATCGAGGGACGTTCTGTTTGACGTACGAAGCGTCCATGACCCGCCTGTTCCGGGAGGGCAGGACGGAGACGGTTCGCTCCTGCTCCAGCGAGAGCAGCGCCTTCGTTCGAGCGCTAGAAGGCGGAGAG CCAGCAGACGTGTGCCGGCGTTTGTTCCGCGCCGCATCGGAAAAACACCAACAGCTGTACCGAATGGCGATGACCGGCGCCGGGATCGACCGGCACCTGTTCTGCCTCTACGTGGTTTCCAAATACCTGGGAGTGGACTCTCCCTTCTTGAAAGAG GTTCTGTCTGAGCCGTGGAGGCTGTCGACGAGTCAGACTCCCGTCCAGCAGGCGGAGCTGTTCGACTTGGTCAACTACCCAGAGTACATCTCCTGTGGAGGCGGCTTTGGACCC GTGGCCGATGATGGTTATGGAGTTTCTTACATGTTTTTGGCAGACAACATGATTAATTTCCACATCTCATGTAAACACTCGTGTTCTGACACT GACGCCCATGTCTTCGGCAGTAAGATCAGGGCAGCCATGCACGatctgctccacctgctggaCCCCGTCTACAAGGAGCCCAACAAGGAGCCGAGCAACGCCGAGGTCAAGAAAGACAAGTAG
- the LOC103481241 gene encoding carnitine O-palmitoyltransferase 1, liver isoform isoform X2: MAEAHQAVAFQFTVTPDGIDXRLSHQALSEIYLSGVRSWKKRIIRVKNRVISGVYPASPSSWLFVVIAILATMYTRSDPSMGLIAKIQEHLPVSQISTQCQAVVSAVVFSTMLWLLLIFTMRLCLKQLLSYHRWMFEQHGKMSTTTKXWVALVRIFSGRKPLLYSYQGSLPNLPVPAVKDTVKRYLESVRPLVDDAEYERTNKLASEFESSLGKRLQWYLKLKALWASNYVSDWWEEYVYLRGRSPIMVNSNYYGMDFQYVTPTPIQAARAGNTIHAFFLYRRKLNKEEIKPWLLRSAVPCCSYQFERMFDTCRIPGALTDSVQHWEDSDYIAVYHKGRYFRLRVYQAGRILSPREIEFQIQRILDDPTLPAKGEAKLGALTAGERIAWAKARREYFSSGVNKRSLDCIERAAFFVALDDDERGMMADNSPEGLDRYAKSLLHGNCYDRWFDKSFTVVYYKNGKSGINAEHSWADAPVVAHVWEYVLAADSFQLGYNEEGHCKGAVDSSLPPPQKLGWEIPSECQEQISRSLAVAQALADDVDFHVFSFREFGKGKIKKCRVSPDAFVQMALQLAYFRDRGTFCLTYEASMTRLFREGRTETVRSCSSESSAFVRALEGGEPADVCRRLFRAASEKHQQLYRMAMTGAGIDRHLFCLYVVSKYLGVDSPFLKEVLSEPWRLSTSQTPVQQAELFDLVNYPEYISCGGGFGPVADDGYGVSYMFLADNMINFHISCKHSCSDTDAHVFGSKIRAAMHDLLHLLDPVYKEPNKEPSNAEVKKDK; encoded by the exons ATGGCGGAGGCCCACCAGGCTGTGGCCTTCCAGTTCACCGTCACTCCAGACGGCATCGACMTGCGGCTGTCCCACCAGGCGCTCTCTGAGATCTACCTCTCCGGGGTTCGCTCATGGAARAAGCGCATCATCCGAGTCAAG AACAGAGTGATCTCAGGTGTGTATCCTGCCAGTCCTTCTTCTTGGCTGTTTGTGGTGATCGCCATCCTGGCCACCATGTACACGCGCTCCGACCCRTCCATGGGACTCATAGCCAAGATACAGGAGCACCTGCCTGTCAG CCAGATAAGTACGCAGTGCCAAGCGGTGGTGTCGGCGGTGGTCTTCAGCACGATGCTGTGGCTGCTGCTCATCTTCACCATGCGGCTCTGCCTCAAGCAGCTGCTCTCCTACCACCGCTGGATGTTCGAGCAGCACGGCAAGATGTCCACCACCACCAAARTCTGGGTG GCTCTGGTGCGGATCTTCTCTGGCAGGAAGCCGCTGCTCTACAGCTACCAGGGATCGCTGCCAAACCTGCCTGTTCCTGCCGTGAAGGACACAGTCAAGAGG TATCTTGAATCAGtgcgccccctggtggacgATGCAGAGTACGAGCGCACAAACAAGCTGGCCTCTGAGTTCGAGAGCAGCCTGGGTAAACGCCTGCAGTGGTACCTCAAACTCAAAGCGCTCTGGGCCTCAAACTAC GTTAGTGACTGGTGGGAGGAATACGTCTATCTACGAGGACGGAGCCCCATCATGGTCAACAGTAACTACTATGGAATg GACTTCCAGTATGTGACTCCTACTCCCATCCAGGCAGCCAGAGCCGGGAACACCATCCACGCCTTCTTCCTGTACCGCAGGAAACTCAACAAAGAGGAGATTAAACCT TGGTTGTTGAGGTCTGCAGTTCCTTGCTGCTCCTATCAGTTTGAGCGGATGTTTGACACTTGTCGAATCCCCGGAGCGCTAACAg ATTCTGTTCAGCACTGGGAGGACAGCGACTACATCGCGGTTTACCACAAAGGTCGATACTTCCGCCTCCGGGTCTACCAGGCCGGCAGGATCCTGTCGCCCCGGGAGATCGAGTTCCAGATTCAGCGGATCCTCGACGACCCGACGCTGCCGGCCAAAGGAGAGGCCAAACTCGGAGCTCTTACGGCCGGGGAAAG AATCGCCTGGGCGAAAGCCAGGCGGGAGTATTTCAGCAGCGGCGTCAATAAACGCTCTCTCGACTGCATCGAGAGGGCGGCCTTCTTTGTGGCGCTGGATGATGACGAGCGAGGCATGATGGCCGACAATTCGCCAGAAGGTCTGGACCGCTACGCCAAGTCCTTGTTGCACGGAAACTGTTACGACAG GTGGTTCGATAAATCCTTTACAGTCGTTTACTACAAGAATGGGAAGAGCGGGATCAACGCGGAGCACTCGTGGGCGGACGCGCCGGTGGTCGCCCATGTGTGGGAG TACGTTCTCGCTGCCGACAGCTTCCAGCTCGGCTACAACGAAGAGGGACACTGCAAGGGAGCGGTCGACTCGTCGCTGCCTCCACCGCAGAAACTCGGCTGGGAAATTCCCTCAGAG TGCCAGGAGCAGATCTCCCGCTCTCTGGCGGTCGCCCAGGCTCTGGCTGACGACGTCGacttccatgttttctccttcCGAGAATTCGGCAAAGGAAAGATCAAGAAGTGCCGCGTCAGTCCTGATGCTTTTGTACAGATGGCTCTTCAGCTGGCTTACTTCAGG GATCGAGGGACGTTCTGTTTGACGTACGAAGCGTCCATGACCCGCCTGTTCCGGGAGGGCAGGACGGAGACGGTTCGCTCCTGCTCCAGCGAGAGCAGCGCCTTCGTTCGAGCGCTAGAAGGCGGAGAG CCAGCAGACGTGTGCCGGCGTTTGTTCCGCGCCGCATCGGAAAAACACCAACAGCTGTACCGAATGGCGATGACCGGCGCCGGGATCGACCGGCACCTGTTCTGCCTCTACGTGGTTTCCAAATACCTGGGAGTGGACTCTCCCTTCTTGAAAGAG GTTCTGTCTGAGCCGTGGAGGCTGTCGACGAGTCAGACTCCCGTCCAGCAGGCGGAGCTGTTCGACTTGGTCAACTACCCAGAGTACATCTCCTGTGGAGGCGGCTTTGGACCC GTGGCCGATGATGGTTATGGAGTTTCTTACATGTTTTTGGCAGACAACATGATTAATTTCCACATCTCATGTAAACACTCGTGTTCTGACACT GACGCCCATGTCTTCGGCAGTAAGATCAGGGCAGCCATGCACGatctgctccacctgctggaCCCCGTCTACAAGGAGCCCAACAAGGAGCCGAGCAACGCCGAGGTCAAGAAAGACAAGTAG